Within the Magnetospirillum sp. ME-1 genome, the region GACCTTTTCCAAAGGCCAGGCGCCGCCCAGATCGGCCAGGGCGGCCAGCAGCGAGCAGCGCCGCTTGGCGACGCGCAATTCCCGCATCAGGCGGGCGAAGTCGCTTTCGCCACGCAGATCGGCGGCGAGATCGGCGATCAGGCCATCGAACGCGGCGTCGGGTCCCACCTCCAGCGCATGGCGCAGGAAGGCCGGTTCCTTCTCCAGGCACAGGGTGAGGAAGGGCGAGTTGGCGAAGACGCCCCGCAGCAGGTCGCCGATCCCCTCCCGGTCGGGAAGGGCGCGCATGAAGGCGGCCAGTTCGGAATCGTCCTGGGCATCGGCGGCTTCGCACCAGCGGGCCAGTCCGACCTCGACGCGGGCGGGATCGGCAACACCGGGGAAGAAACGTGGATCGAGTGGAAAACTCACCTTGTGCGGCCCCAAATGTTGTGGTTGCTTCACACTGCGGAATACGGGATCAAGGGTCAAGCGGGCATGGAGAAGACGCAGAGTGGTTCACGGCACCGTTAGGAGTCTGTTCCAGCTGCTGGGGGCCGTGCTGGTGGGGCTGCTGCTCGTTGTGCCGCTGGCGGCTTGGCGGCTGTCCCATGGCCCCATATCGCTAGAATTCCTGACACCTTATATCGAGGAAGCGCTGTCGGCGAGGGATGGTTCGCTGGCCGTCCGGCTCGACGCCACCCTGCTGCAGCGGGGCGACGACGATCGCATGCTGGAAATCCACGTCAGCAACGCGCGCGCCTATGTGGCCGGCAACGACGTTCCCGTGGTGGCGGTGCCCGACATGGCGCTGTCCCTGAGCGGGCGGGCGTTGCTCCGGGGCGTCATCGCCCCCAATTCCATCCGCCTGAACCGGCCTCGCCTCGTCTTGGTCCGCGATGCTTCCGGCCGCTTCCAGTTCGACCTGCCCGACAGCGGCGGCGGTGATGCCGGACTGGTCATCGCCCGGATCAAGGATGCGCTGCTGGGCGAGCCGGACCCCGCCAAGCCGGGACGCTCGCTGCAATCCTTCAGCATCCGGGGCGCCGACCTGATGGTCGAGGACCGGGCGCTGGGCACGTCGTGGCATGCCCCGGGGGCCGATCTGTCCATCCGCCGCGTTCCCGACGGAATCCAGGCCAAGGGCCGCATTCCCCTCGACCTGGCCGGCGAGACCGGCGAGGTGACGGTGGAAGCCGGCCATGCCAAGGCCGATGGCGCCGCCAACCTGGATCTTCGCCTGCAAGGCATCCGTCCGGCGGTGCTGGCCCGTTTCGGCGGTCCGGCCGTGCATCTGGGCGTGATCGACATGCCGCTGGCCGGCAGCGTGCATGCGCGGATCAGTGGCGACGGCGTACTGGAGACCCTGGCCTTCGACCTGTCGGGCGGGGCGGGGCGCCTGAACCTGCCGGCGCCGTTCAACGCGGTCCACTCGGTGGCGTCGGCGGCGGTCCGGGGCGAACTCAGCCGGGGCATGACGCGGCTTGACCTCTCCGAAGTCCGCATCGACCTGGGTGGCCCCACCTTCGCCCTGGCGGCGATGGTGGACGGACTGGGGGCCGAGACCTCCATCAAGGCCGAAGGGGCCTTGCGCGACGTGCCGGTGGACCAGGTCCGCGACCTGTGGCCCAACGGGCTGGCCCAGAACGCGCGGGACTGGGTGATTCCCAACCTGTCCAAGGGCATGGTGCGCGAGGCGACCATTCAGTTGTCCGCCCGCTCGCCTTCGGGCAATTTCGACGATGTGGTGATCGACCATCTGGGTGGCGAGATCCGCCCCGAAGGCGTGACCGTCGACTACCTCCACCCCATGCCGGTGGCGCGCAACACGGTGGGGGTCTGCACCTTCGACGCCTCGTCGTTCCGCATCGCGCTCAACGGGGGCGAGGTCTACGGGCTCAGGCTGAAGGAAGGCTCCATCGTCTTCACCGGCCTGGACAAGGAAGATCAGTTCGCCGACATCGAGCTGGTGATCGCCGGCCCCGCCACCGACGCGCTGAAGCTGATCGACAATCCGCCGCTGCGCTACGCCCAGGCCTTAGGGATAGAGCCCGCCAAGGTGAGCGGCGACGCCGTCGCCAAGGTGCGGCTCAAATTTCCGCTTTTGAAGACGCTGCGCCTGGACGACGTGGGCATCAAGGCCATCGCCACCGTCAAGAAGGTGGTGATCCCCAAGGTGATGATGGGGCTCGACCTCTCGGACGGCACCTTGGAGCTGGACGTGGACGCCAAGGGCCTGGACGCCACCGGTCCGGTGGTGCTGGCCGGTATTCCCGGCCATCTGGCCTGGCGCGAGAATTTCTCCAAGGGCCAGGCGTTCCGGTCGCGCTATTTCCTCAAGGCCCCCGAGGTCGGCGAGGACCAGCGCAAGCTGCTGGGCCTGGACGGCGTGCCCTTCGTCGCCCCCTTCACCAGCGGGCCGGTGGGCGCCGAGGTGGTCGCCACCTTCATGGACGGCGGCAAGGCCGAAATCGACGCCAAGGTGGATCTGGCCGCCGCCCGCATGGAACTGCCCGGGCTGGGGTGGAAGAAGCCCGCAGACAAGCCGGGCAGCGCCGAGGTCCTGGTCAGGCTCGACCGCAAGCTGATCGCCTCGGTGCCGCGTTTCGCGGTCAAGGCGGGCGATCTCGACGTGGCGGGATCGGTGGCCTTCGGGCCGGACGGCGCGGCGCGCAGGGTGGATTTCAGCCGTGCGAAGTATCTGCGCACCGATGGCGAGGGCTCCATTTCCATCCGTCCCGACAAGGCGGGGCTGGACATCGTCTTCAAGGGCGCCAGCTTCGACGCCGAGCCGGTTCTGGCCCGCGACGAGGACGCCAAGGCCGGCAGGAAGAAGGACGATGCCGACAAGCCGCCGCCCATGAGCGTGACCGCCTCGGCCAGGTCCATGTGGATGTCGGAGAAGGGGGCGCTGGCCAACGCCACCGCTTCGCTTTCCCGCGACGCCCAGGAGTGGCAGCACGTCCAGGTCAAGGGCGGCCTGGGAGGGGGGAAGAGCTTCTCCGCCAGCGTCCAGCCCGCCGGCCCTAAGCGCCGGACCTTCGCCGTCACCTCCGACGATGCCGGGGCGGTGATGCGGGTGTTCGACATCTATGGCGACCTGATGGGCGGCGAGTTGTCCATCGACGGCCATATCGACGATTCCCGCAAGGACCAGCCCTATACCGGCACCATCAAGGTCTCGGACTATCACGTGCGCAATGCGCCGGTGCTGGCCCGCCTGCTGACCGTGGCGGCGCTGACCGGCATTGTGGACGTGCTGCAGGGCGAAGGCGTCAGCTTCTCGTCCCTCGAAGCACCCTTCACCATGACCGACGGGCTGGTGGAGGTGCGCGACGTGCGCGCCTGGGGAACGGCACTGGGCATTACCGCCAAGGGCCAGATCGACATGGACAATTCCCGCATGGCCATGGAGGGCACCGTGGTGCCGGCCTATGCCCTGAACTCGGTTCTGGGCAAGATTCCGGTGCTGGGCTGGCTGATCACCGGCGGCGAAAAGGGCAGCGGCATCATCGCCTTCAACTACTCCATGAAGGGCCCCACCGACGACCCCTCGGTGCTGGTCAACCCGCTGTCGGCGCTGACCCCCGGTTTCCTGCGCAACCTGTTCAATATCTTCGACGACGGCTCCGAGACCAACGCCAGGAAGCAGAAATGATCCTCATCCCGACGACCATCGGGAGGAGGGATCTCATTCTGGTCCGGCTTGTCAGAACAGGCCCCGCCATGCCAGGCGGAGATCCCCCGCATGCGCTCGGGATGACAGCTCCATAGCAAAACGCCCGCCGGATGAGGGCGGGCGTTTCGTCATCGTCTCCGGCGGTGCGGATCAGTCCTCGGCCGGGCCGTCGTCGTGATGGGCCGGCTCGTCGTCGATGATGTGCGAGCGGGTGCGGCCCGACAGGGCCACCACCTTCTCCAGATCGGCCTCGCTGCACATGCCGAGCGTGACGGGATTGCGCGGCTTGATGTTGGCGGCGTTCCAGTGGGTCTTGTCGCGCACCGACTGGATGGTCGGCTTGGTGGTGCCGATCAGCTTGGAGATGGCGGCGTCCGACAGCTCCGGGTGGTGCTTCAGGATCCAGGCGATGGCGTCGGGACGGTCCTGGCGCTTGGACACCGGAGTGTAGCGGGCGCCCTTGGGCTTGGCGCGCGGCTGGGGAATGTCGGTGACGGTCAGCTTCAGGTGACCATCGGGGTTGCCTTCGCAGCGCTCGATCTCGGCGCGGGTCACCTGGCCGTTGGCCACGGGGTCGAGCCCGACGATGCCGGCGGCCACTTCGCCATCGGCGATGGCCTGGACCTCGAGCGGATGCAGGCCGCAGAAATCGGCGATCTGCTCGAAGGAGAGAGCGGTGTTCTCGACCAGCCAGACGGCGGTCGCCTTGGGCATGAGCGGCAGAGCCATTAAACCTCCTGACGCGGCGTTGTCCCCCTCCGTCCGCCCGGGACGGGGCGGGTCCAACCCCCGCAACGCTTTTCACGAATTACCCGCGAGACCGCATGGGGTCGAATCGCGGATGGCGGCACTCCCCCATAACTACCTCTGTGGCGAGTGCGCAGAGGTAGTTATAGGTGCGAATGTGGCTTTGGTCAAACCTGCAGCACGATCTTGCCCACATGAGCGTTGCTTTCCATCAGGGCATGGGCACGGGCGGCCTCGGCCAGGGGGAAGACGGCGTGGATCAGGGGTGCGATCGTGCCCTGGTCCAGCAGCGGCCACACGGTTTCGGCCAGTCCCTTGGCCATGCGGGCCTTGGCCTCGTTCGACTGGGGCCGCAGCGTCGAACCGGTCAGCGTCAGGCGCTTCAGCATCACCGGCATCAGGTTCAACTCGGCGCTGGAGCCCCTTAAGAACGCGATGGAGACCAT harbors:
- a CDS encoding DUF3971 domain-containing protein; the encoded protein is MVHGTVRSLFQLLGAVLVGLLLVVPLAAWRLSHGPISLEFLTPYIEEALSARDGSLAVRLDATLLQRGDDDRMLEIHVSNARAYVAGNDVPVVAVPDMALSLSGRALLRGVIAPNSIRLNRPRLVLVRDASGRFQFDLPDSGGGDAGLVIARIKDALLGEPDPAKPGRSLQSFSIRGADLMVEDRALGTSWHAPGADLSIRRVPDGIQAKGRIPLDLAGETGEVTVEAGHAKADGAANLDLRLQGIRPAVLARFGGPAVHLGVIDMPLAGSVHARISGDGVLETLAFDLSGGAGRLNLPAPFNAVHSVASAAVRGELSRGMTRLDLSEVRIDLGGPTFALAAMVDGLGAETSIKAEGALRDVPVDQVRDLWPNGLAQNARDWVIPNLSKGMVREATIQLSARSPSGNFDDVVIDHLGGEIRPEGVTVDYLHPMPVARNTVGVCTFDASSFRIALNGGEVYGLRLKEGSIVFTGLDKEDQFADIELVIAGPATDALKLIDNPPLRYAQALGIEPAKVSGDAVAKVRLKFPLLKTLRLDDVGIKAIATVKKVVIPKVMMGLDLSDGTLELDVDAKGLDATGPVVLAGIPGHLAWRENFSKGQAFRSRYFLKAPEVGEDQRKLLGLDGVPFVAPFTSGPVGAEVVATFMDGGKAEIDAKVDLAAARMELPGLGWKKPADKPGSAEVLVRLDRKLIASVPRFAVKAGDLDVAGSVAFGPDGAARRVDFSRAKYLRTDGEGSISIRPDKAGLDIVFKGASFDAEPVLARDEDAKAGRKKDDADKPPPMSVTASARSMWMSEKGALANATASLSRDAQEWQHVQVKGGLGGGKSFSASVQPAGPKRRTFAVTSDDAGAVMRVFDIYGDLMGGELSIDGHIDDSRKDQPYTGTIKVSDYHVRNAPVLARLLTVAALTGIVDVLQGEGVSFSSLEAPFTMTDGLVEVRDVRAWGTALGITAKGQIDMDNSRMAMEGTVVPAYALNSVLGKIPVLGWLITGGEKGSGIIAFNYSMKGPTDDPSVLVNPLSALTPGFLRNLFNIFDDGSETNARKQK
- a CDS encoding DUF1013 domain-containing protein, whose translation is MALPLMPKATAVWLVENTALSFEQIADFCGLHPLEVQAIADGEVAAGIVGLDPVANGQVTRAEIERCEGNPDGHLKLTVTDIPQPRAKPKGARYTPVSKRQDRPDAIAWILKHHPELSDAAISKLIGTTKPTIQSVRDKTHWNAANIKPRNPVTLGMCSEADLEKVVALSGRTRSHIIDDEPAHHDDGPAED